The Bacteroidetes Order II. bacterium genome includes the window TGGGATACATTTTCCGGAACATTTCGGCAGTCAAGAAGGCGTCTTTCGATAGGTAAAGCCGTCCTCCGGCCTCACTAACCACTTTTTCCAATTTAGTCAATAAACGAGGCGTTTCGGTGCCCATAGGAAAATCCATCGTGAGTGTCCACCCCGGCGTCCCAAAGGAAAGCAATCCCAAGTCTTCGGTGCCCATTTTTTTAAGTACTGATAAGAAAGACGGGCGGCCACTCTCTGCCCCCATAGAAATCAGTTTCTTTAATACAAAATAAGCCTCCTGGTAGGGGATGACACATTGAAACTGCACAAATCCACGTTTTCCATACAGCTTATTCCATCCATTAATAGTATCCAATGGATAGAAAAAGGGGTGGTAGTGCACCACGGCTTCCTTTATCGAACTTAGCTGATGATGAAAAAATGCCTTATTGAACCAGCGCATAGGCTGAGGGTGAAGCAAAACAGAAGGAGCATCCAAGGGCATTTTCCAAGGCGAATCTTCATGAACACGTAGTGGATTCGCCCTTAGCGATGTGGGTAATTCATCTAAAAGAGCAGGTCGCCCCAAAATCAAGTGCCCTCTCCCCAAAGCAGCGCCCTTTGCCAAACAATCCACCCATGCCACCGAAAACGGCCATGAAGCCGCATCTCCTTCAAAAGCCATCATCAGTGATTGAAGGCTGGGTGCTTTAATACGTTTTTGAACAATGTAGGCAGTCTCGATGGGGAGAAGTTGTAATTCGACAACGGTTATGATACCCGTTAGACCTAATCCGGCCACCGTAGCCGCAAAAAGGGGCATACCCGGCGTAAGACGCAGCTCCTCTCCATCTGAACGCATGAGGGTTAGGGCGCTCACAAAACGCGAAATGGAGCCGGAGACCTGGTGGTTTTTGCCGTGTACATCGTGTGCAACAGCACCGCCTAACGTGACAAAACGGGTACCTGGCGTTACAGGAATAAAAAAGCCTTTAGGGACAATAAACCGTAACAAATCCCCGATTGAAAGTCCTGCTTCTACAGAGATTAAGCCTGCATGTCTATCAAAATGAATGATTTTGCGCAGGCGGGTAAGATCTATGCCGACGCTTTCATGGGGCAATGCCGCATCTGCATAACTCCGGCGTAGCCCAATGGGTGTTGCCTTCTCGCGACGATTTCTTAAAAATGCCTGGACTTCTGATATATCCAAAGGCTGCAAAACCGGAGACCACGTTTGGGGGAACCGCCCCCAACCCGACACCTTTTGTTGGAGCATCGTTAAGGGGGCTTCGTCCATTTTACAAATCGAATTTTATGCCTTGCGCCAAAGGAAGGGCTGTAGAGTAATTGATGGTATTGGTTTGGCGTCGCATATAGGCTTTCCACGCATCCGATCCTGATTCACGGCCACCACCTGTTTCCTTTTCGCCACCAAAGGCGCCACCGATCTCGGCACCAGAGGTTCCGATATTCACATTGGCAATACCACAATCCGACCCTTGAGCGGACAAGAAATATTCACTTTCCCGCAAATGGTTGGTAAAGATGGCAGAAGACAAACCTTGAGGTACGCCATTCTGAATCGCCAGCGCTTCTTCGATGGTTTTGTAACGTATCAAATACAAAATGGGGGCAAATGTCTCGTGCTGCACACTTGGGTAGTGGTTTTCCACCTCTACCAGTGCGGGAACCACATAATTGCCTTCCAACGCTTCGCCACCAAATAAGACCGTTCCCCCCTCAGCTTGTACTTCATGCAATGTTTTTTGCATCAGGCTTACGGCCATCTGATCAATTAATGGCCCAATCAGGGTTTCGGTCTCTAAGGGGTTTCCAATCCGCCCACGGAGTGAATGGTACGCATTCAAAAGTTTTTGCCTTACCTCTTCATAGACCGAGTCTTGCACAATTAATCGCCTCGTCGAGGTACACCGCTGGCCACAAGTGCCAACAGCGCCAAAAAGTGTAGCGGGAATGGCTAAGTTCAAATCTGCATGTTCAGAAATAATAATGGCATTGTTTCCGCCCAATTCCAGCAGCGATCGGCCCAAGCGCCGAGCTACGGTTTCTGCTACGGCCTTGCCCATTCGGGTGGAACCCGTAGCGGAGACCAGAGGAATACGAACATCCGAGGCCATTTTTTGTCCGATTTGTGCATCTCCCACCACCACGCTAAACACCCCTTCTGGCAAGTCATTTTCCTTTAACACATCATGAATGATGTTCATACAGGCGATGGCTGTGAGGGGTGTTTTCTCGCTGGGCTTCCAAATACTCACATTTCCACAAACGGCAGCAATCATGGCATTCCAAGACCAAACGGCCACTGGGAAGTTGAAAGCTGAGATAATTCCTACCGTACCTAATGGGTGCCACTGTTCATACATGCGGTGGTCTGGCCGCTCCGAGTGCATTGTAAGGCCATAGAGTTGGCGCGAAAGCCCAACGGCAAAGTCACAAATATCAATCATTTCCTGCACTTCACCCAAGCCTTCTTGGTAAATCTTTCCCATTTCGAGCGTTACCAATGCACCAAGTGCTTCCTTTTTCGTGCGGAGGGCATCCCCGATCTGACGAACAATTTCCCCTCGTTTCGGGGCAGGGACTTTGCGCCAGACATCAAATGCGGCTTGAGCAGCTTGAATGGCACGTTCGTATCCGGCATCATCGGCCATCTGCACAGCACCCAACTCGGTGCCATCAATCGGAGAGAAAATCGTTTTGTACGGGCCTGATTCAGCAGAATAAACGTTACGGCCTGTCAAAACACAAGGATTTTGGCCCGATAATTGAAGCGTACGTAGAATGTCTTGAATGTTCATCGTAGGTAATAGATTAAAAGGGGAAACCATTCTGAGATCGTTTAACCCAAACACACAGCCTTTTAAAAACGACCTTCGCCATCAAGATACCACTAACCCATCACGAAATCTGGTAATTTTCCATTGTGAGTTCGTGATCTTTCCAAAAACCTGGAAATCGTGCCCTTCCGTTAGGTCCAGGGCCAAGGCTTCTTGTTCTTTGATCGGCTTCTTTTTTTGAATGATGCGGGTGGTTTCGCAACATGAGACAACACAAGGAAAGTATTTTTCACTTTGAGTCTCATTTTAGTTAAACGGTCTTGTATTTCGTTGCATCTGAATATTTGAATCTGAAAATGAGATACTGACCCACAACCTACACCACCACCACAATGAACAAACTGACGCTTGATGCAGCAGTGGTTTTTGCCCTTGATACTGCTGAACAAGAACTCCTTTCCGGCGGTATCCGCCGCGCTCGCATAGTTTATAGTAAGCCCGCAAGCCCTTTAGTGGTTTATCGCACCCAACTAAAGCCAGCTCCTATAAATACAGTGCCAGACCGACGTCAGAATGCCATCATTGGCGTGGATGATCAGAACTAATCGGTTCAATACCCAATACACACCACCTAAGCCTCGTTCATTACGGGGCTTTTTT containing:
- a CDS encoding FAD-binding oxidoreductase, which encodes MDEAPLTMLQQKVSGWGRFPQTWSPVLQPLDISEVQAFLRNRREKATPIGLRRSYADAALPHESVGIDLTRLRKIIHFDRHAGLISVEAGLSIGDLLRFIVPKGFFIPVTPGTRFVTLGGAVAHDVHGKNHQVSGSISRFVSALTLMRSDGEELRLTPGMPLFAATVAGLGLTGIITVVELQLLPIETAYIVQKRIKAPSLQSLMMAFEGDAASWPFSVAWVDCLAKGAALGRGHLILGRPALLDELPTSLRANPLRVHEDSPWKMPLDAPSVLLHPQPMRWFNKAFFHHQLSSIKEAVVHYHPFFYPLDTINGWNKLYGKRGFVQFQCVIPYQEAYFVLKKLISMGAESGRPSFLSVLKKMGTEDLGLLSFGTPGWTLTMDFPMGTETPRLLTKLEKVVSEAGGRLYLSKDAFLTAEMFRKMYPKTFEWQQIKANADPENRFTSELASRLALIP
- a CDS encoding aldehyde dehydrogenase family protein, producing the protein MVSPFNLLPTMNIQDILRTLQLSGQNPCVLTGRNVYSAESGPYKTIFSPIDGTELGAVQMADDAGYERAIQAAQAAFDVWRKVPAPKRGEIVRQIGDALRTKKEALGALVTLEMGKIYQEGLGEVQEMIDICDFAVGLSRQLYGLTMHSERPDHRMYEQWHPLGTVGIISAFNFPVAVWSWNAMIAAVCGNVSIWKPSEKTPLTAIACMNIIHDVLKENDLPEGVFSVVVGDAQIGQKMASDVRIPLVSATGSTRMGKAVAETVARRLGRSLLELGGNNAIIISEHADLNLAIPATLFGAVGTCGQRCTSTRRLIVQDSVYEEVRQKLLNAYHSLRGRIGNPLETETLIGPLIDQMAVSLMQKTLHEVQAEGGTVLFGGEALEGNYVVPALVEVENHYPSVQHETFAPILYLIRYKTIEEALAIQNGVPQGLSSAIFTNHLRESEYFLSAQGSDCGIANVNIGTSGAEIGGAFGGEKETGGGRESGSDAWKAYMRRQTNTINYSTALPLAQGIKFDL